The Desertibacillus haloalkaliphilus region GCAAGGATCATAGACCCCTGCTTACCTAATAAATAATGCTTTTATCATTCTAGTATCCAACGAAAGCGGCACCGACAATAATCAGTAAAATAAAGAGAACAACGATTAATGCGAAACCTCCTCCATAACCGTGTCCACCTGTATAACTCATTTGAATGCCTCCCTTCCCATTAGATACGGTATCATATGTTGAAATAGGTAACTTGATCGGGCGCTTGCTTTAAAAATAGTATGAAAATCTTAAGCTGAGTTTTTGGTTTACTGATAGACTAATACATACTTTAAGTGCCCCAAATGAGAGGGGCACTGTGCTTGATGTATCATGCTTTTGAAATGTTTCCCTTATTAGTTATTTCCTCTAATAGTTTTCGTATTTCTTGTAATTCATTAATGGCCAATTGAGTGAAATCACGACTGTCAACTTCCATATCCTCATCTACAGACTTTCCACTATCATTGATTATTTCACTAGTCCTTGGTAAGCTTTCTGTTTGTACATCACTAGGAACGAGGTCTAACTGAGGACTCTCTTCATTTTCGGATTCATGGATAAGATCCATGTTATCTTTATGTCCTTCCTTTTCTTTCGTTTCTTGTTCATTCATTCTGTAACTATAAGGATAATTATAAAAACCATAATCATATTGGGGCATCTGAGATGTCATTGGATAATAATAATACATTCGTACCCTCTCCTCCTTTAAATAACTAAAGTCAAGTTCAGTCTATGTGTTATTTTGATGCCCGCAACGGCAAGCGCCCAGTTTTCATGAAACAGGAGTTTTATATTTCATGACAAAGAAAACCAGATTAAAGGAAGTAATCGTAGTTCCCTAAATCGAGTCTAATTATAGTAGCTTGCTGGTTTTGACTATTACCCTAACCAGATTTATCTATAGGTAGGAGGTATAACCCAGGTTGGCAACTTATATATCGTAAAGATGATAGAGATCAGTAAAAAGTTAAGTACATATGATTTTTTTATTTTCAA contains the following coding sequences:
- a CDS encoding YjcZ family sporulation protein, with product MSYTGGHGYGGGFALIVVLFILLIIVGAAFVGY